In the Deinococcus aerolatus genome, one interval contains:
- a CDS encoding EF-Tu C-terminal domain-related protein has product VELIKPIAMEEGLRFAIREGGRTVGAGVVTKVIE; this is encoded by the coding sequence TGGTGGAACTGATCAAGCCCATCGCCATGGAAGAAGGCCTGCGTTTCGCCATCCGCGAAGGTGGCCGTACCGTCGGCGCCGGCGTGGTCACCAAGGTGATTGAATAA